Within the Oryzias melastigma strain HK-1 linkage group LG8, ASM292280v2, whole genome shotgun sequence genome, the region agaaaacaaaacaataagcaacaaagtaaataaataaacggaacattaaaagtttaagtCTACAGATATGAATTCAGTTAGTAGCCATTTTCCCAATTTgttcaaacataaataatttaacaaaaagaaacatttttttagaactttctaagctaactttttttcaaCAAGTTGCCCTTTAAAATCTGGCGTAGGGATGTTTCTTAGGAGAGTGTTGtagtcctatttttttaaacatcttctaATAATATTTACCCCACAACTTTTTTAAGATCGGTGCAATCCTTCACCCACAGGTGATGCTAGCTAATGCTAATAGTTTCATGAAGACATATCAAAGTTTGCTTggtaaattgcatttaaaaagcGGCATTTATCTCAATGTTATCTGGGTtttctatttatatttgttAGCTTGcaattgcaaatatttttaacaaagtttttctttactcttttttttctcatgaaatacAGTAATTTTTTAGACACTTCtcttctcttcatttttttacgtctcttttgtaattttatttaattttcttcttctatggtgCTCTGCTATGAAGACATTCTATGTGCTAGTATTAATTttatgctagcattagcaccaCTTGGTTTGCGGTAGCTAAAAAACCTTTACCAGGTGTAAATAGGTGTCATTTTGTAATACTAGTAGGAAAATTGTGATGTTTTATGAAACaattatggtttaaaaataatcaaaatgttctaacaaAACGCCTCTTCAGCTTTGTTCAAGTGGCACAACTGTAAGTTTGAACAACAAAGTTATGCTGCTTGATCAAACTGctgtaaataaagtttctttttaatcaaGTGAGTTTTCCATTGATGTGTAAATGATTATTTACTGTCTTTTTTATCCTTGAGTGGGCTGTGCTTTGTAGTGTGAGCCAGCTGAGACTGTATCCTTGCATTGtaataaattataaagaaaaataaacacatgtcAGAGAAAGTTGTTTTATCAGAATCAATGTCTTATGTGTTATCAGTAAAAAGTGTacatgtaataaaacaaaaatatttttaggatataaactagaaaagttccattacctgcaataatgataGTGTCAAtggtttttgctgaaagtagttgctgaagatgctgaagctttttgctgaaaatggtgacgcaatttaatttgattgcaGAAGGGATTTGCTGGAAATACAAAGGCTATTTAcgaaatgttaaatttactaaTAGACTGGAAATTTCTATTAATTgcgaaagagtgctgaagttgacctaaatatctgaaaattttatagtaaaattgcttaaaaatccctaatacatgtaaattttgcaaaacaatgttattgtgttgcttaaatatgaccTTAACTCCacattagcccaaaaaaacctcagtagatgccaaaatagcaaaaaaaaaaaaagacagtttgttgcttaaacaccagttaaactccaaaataagctaaaattcctaaactaaattagtcacaaaTGCTagtctgtttctaaaatataagtcaaactctaaattagcctaaaaaaaaaacccagtagataacaaatcagccaaaaatgatggcatgttgctaaaatgctagcaaaactctaaaatagtcaaaataaacttcagtagataacaaattagcttaaaaaaactagcttgtagctaaaatactagctagaATCCCAATTGCATAAAAATCTTCAGTAAACTATTAGggtaaaatgttagcatgttgctaaaatatttgctaaattcacattttttgataattactgtaaaagataaaaatatagtccATGAATATGTTTGAAGGCTTGTTGCGAATCTACTTAAAATTCAATCCATTTCNNNNNNNNNNNNNNNNNNNNNNNNNNNNNNNNNNNNNNNNNNNNNNNNNNNNNNNNNNNNNNNNNNNNNNNNNNNNNNNNNNNNNNNNNNNNNNNNNNNNNNNNNNNNNNNNNNNNNNNNNNNNNNNNNNNNNNNNNNNNNNNNNNNNNNNNNNNNNNNNNNNNNNNNNNNNNNNNNNNNNNNNNNNNNNNNNNNNNNNNNNNNNNNNNNNNNNNNNNNNNNNNNNNNNNNNNNNNNNNNNNNNNNNNNNNNNNNNNNNNNNNNNNNNNNNNNNNNNNNNNNNNNNNNNNNNNNNNNNNNNNNNNNNNNNNNNNNNNNNNNNNNNNNNNNNNNNNNNNNNNNNNNNNNNNNNNNNNNNNNNNNNNNNNNNNNNNNNNNNNNNNNNNNNNNNNNNNNNNNNNNNNNNNNNNNNNNNNNNNNNNNNNNNNNNNNNNNNNNNNNNNNNNNNNNNNNNNNNNNNNNNNNNNNNNNNNNNNNNNNNNNNNNNNNNNNNNNNNNNNNNNNNNNNNNNNNNNNNNNNNNNNNNNNNNNNNNNNNNNNNNNNNNNNNNNNNNNNNNNNNNNNNNNNNNNNNNNNNNNNNNNNNNNNNNNNNNNNNNNNNNNNNNNNNNATAGGCTAAAATTCCTAAACTAATTTAGTCACAAATGCTAGTCTGTgtctaaaatagaagttaaactctaaattagcctaaaaaaaaaccccagtagataacaaatcagccaaaaatgatggcatgttgctaaaatgctagcaaaactctaaaatagtcaaaataaacctcagtagataacaaattagcttaaaaaaaactagcttgtagctaaaatactagctagaATCCCAATTGCATAAAAATCTTCAGTAAACTATTAGggtaaaatgttaacatgttgctaaaatatttgctaaactcacattttttgataattactgtaaaagataaaaatatagtccATGAATATGTTATAAGGCTTGTTGCGAATCTACTTAAAATTCAATCCATTTCCCGTGGAGCATACtttgttcaacattttaaagttaattataTTTAGATCTGGAGAGGGAGGAGCATGCTGTAGCATCACGAGAGTGTGGTGAGTTAACCTGGCGGCATGTGAGTGGCgaaaaaacatttccagctttttcATTATACCACCATATAAATAAACACTgtaaatgtatcttttatttctcataaaacTCTGTAATAAGTTCAGCTGATTGCTTCAACAACAGTGAAGTTGGCTTTCACTGACTCCAGGTTCTTCTCATCctttaactgtgttttttgcaCAATGAGAATGTGACATTCAATATGTCTGAACTCGACAGCAAAAAGACCGAAGAGGATGAAGATCACCATTGCTAAAGCAAATTCACACACAGTCAATCCGGAGATATAGTCGATCAAGAAGAAGCCAATAACTGTGAAGAGAGAAGTCAAGGAGAAAGACCACCTAACAACTTTGCTGCATTTGTTCAATTGCTACAGGAGTCATAATCTTTATATTTCtcctagtttgtttttttagtgaaacattttatttctttgcaaACATAAGACAAACTTaatcaaatactgtaaaaacgAGTACACCCTCTTTCTGTTCTATGCTTTTACACCTCAGAACAGAGTCATTTTGTGGGTTATtatcagactttaaaaaaaactattcatgCAAATTAACACAGATTGGATTTAGTTTCATTTCAAAAGAGTAACGCAAAAGAGAATGCATGACAGTCAAAAAAAGGGCTTGTTTGTACTGCTCCATAAAGGAAAGCTTTATAAACAAAGCTGGCCAGGAGCCTGCTGAAAAAATACCCCAAGtgtgaatatttttgaaagaaaagtgaAAGCTTAAAAGTGTGCTTTGAATCTCAAGGAAAGtaatcatttacaaaataactcTAACGTAAACTCTGTAAATATTTAGTGTTCATACAGATGGACTAATTTCTTCCAGGTCAATAGCACAAAAACATGCGTACCCTAttagttttaaatattcaacaaGAAAGCAGACggttctgatgtttttttgatGACCTATTATCGTTTTATTTGAAGATTCACTTTAATAATATTCTTAAAGAAAACCATAGAGCTTATAGAGGTTGTACTAACTTTTGCTTATGACTACTCTCAGTTTCTACTGATGACCTGAGTTTTGTCTTACAGGCTTATGTAGATGTAAAGGATACTGGCAAAGCCGATGAGTGAGCCAATGGTGCAGATCAAAGCCCGTAAAGGCCACATCCAGACCCGCTCTGGAAACGACCTGCCCTCATATGTCAGATACACCTGCAACCAGAAGTAGAGTATGGCGAGCAAGAGGGCCACCGTGGCTCCCCCCACATGGATTGGGTTCGTCTCAGGGTGCTAAATGTTCACAcatcacagaaaacaaaatttagaCAAGTTGATAAAGTGAGACCAAACTTGTCTTCAGTAAATCGTTTGCAAAACACACAAGTGTGATGAAAGAAAGAGAATGATGTCACGTTTGGAAGCTGCTGTGAGCGTGTTGAACTGTTACATGGAAGCTGGTGCTGATGGAAAGTCCTCCACAGGAGAGAAACCCCACAATGGCGCTGGCAGTGTTGACTCTTCCATGGTTCCCAAGCTGTTTGACCTGCTGGAACTGGACCATGCCGATCCAAAGAGCTGCAGGAGACAGAACCCGACTTCATTTCAGCTCAAATGAAATTCAAATACGTAAACTCATGAATATGTTCCATTTTTACCTGACAGAACGATGAGGTTACATATCTGGGAGAACAGACATTTTTGGGGAGGTACCCAGGCACACtcactaaaggaaaaaaaaccacAGAGCTTGACTCATGTTTAGATTTATTGTGCAGCAAAAGATAAACTTTTACCAACCTGATGTACGGGAAACCGTTAGTGAGGTTCACTGTGTTGTTCATCACAGAAACTGCAAACCTGAAAGTAGGAAAAGGGAAACGGGTTCttactgtcacaaacaggcagacagctggttccaagtgcagcaggtttattagcaGAGCTATAAGTCCACAAgactaagcagggtcagacaggcatgggatcatccgaggaGAGCAAGCAGAGTAGTCAAAATCCAGGCGAGGATcgggggcaggcggcaggcaatcggAGTCGGAGGCAGAAGGTCAGATCAGGAATAAACACTCGGTGTTGCAGGCAGGGTGACACAATACAATACTTTGCAGAGACTGACAGTGTGGAGCAAGACTATATACACTGAGGTGGTGATGaaggtgatgggaaacagctgatgatgatgagtccaggtgaaggCAGGTGGTGAAGTctgaactctggtgagcgctctcTCTGGTGGCTAGAGAGGGTAGCAACAGGTTGTTCCATGGTACTTACAAAGTCCaggaaaattaataataattaataatacaaCTGCAGATAAAAatcataagaaaatgttttttttctctgcagtttgGTGTGAAAGAAATCTCAAATCTTGATACAGTAGTATCAAAgtacttattttaaaattaagaacTGATGACTCCCCAACACTGGTTTTCATGTGTTTGTATAGACTCAAACAGATCAAATCTATCTTTACACTGAGTTTCATTCAGAAAGTTGTGAGCgacgtttttcaaaataaaagagtagCTTCTATCTGGAGGACAACTGCAACCACTGTGTTgcagtagtagtagtaattttattttgaaaaactcctgGACATCGCTCTCCACATCCGTGTTGGTCTCTTGACTGAGAGCAGCTAGCTACTTAGTTCGTAGCTCCAgcctaacaaaaacaaaacaataagacGTATTCAGAACCTCTTTTTTGGGCAGGAAAGAACCAGTGAGGAACTGAAGCGGGACCTTcgacttcacagaaaaaagctgctatttacagacaaaaccgagTCTTCCTCGACAAAAACGGATTTAAGGAGACAGAGTCTCCAATCAAttgtttcacaaacacagataataaagatgaagacacggtggattcatgttgattattatattcagaaaataccCGTTTTACGATGGTTGTgtcgttttattttgctttatgtaACCTTTACACAGTTCAGACTCGGCTAAAGTTAGCGTTTGATTAGCATCTACTTTGCAGTGAAAGGGGAATTTAACCACAAAGGCTAAGTTTAAACTTTTAGACTTGTTAAAATCATTGAACTAGCGTGCCCGACCGcacgtttttttctgtctgggACCCGGTCCCAAGTGCGCCACGGACCGATACCGGTACCGGTCAGcggcccgagggttggggaccgctGTCTTAAAGTTCACATCAGCCCTAAAGTTGTGCTCCAAAATCTCTTTGAGCTGTCACACAGCGGTTGTAGTGTAAGTCATCCAGATAGAAGCTAACTCTTTAGCATGTAGTATTCTCTTCTGTAACCTCCGACAACAAACAACTCCATTGCTTAGTTGagtctttaatatgtttttattggtCGAAATCAAGtgtcattttatgtttgtcatttcaaacgttttttttttatcaatcttctggttcagcagtaaaacaacacaaaaaggataaaaatatctgctgttttggatcatttaacagcaaaacctgaaaatgttctccacagttttctatcctcaaagttctttaatattttacttcctaagcattacatattggtgcagagccctcatgaaaagtcttttttcagCTGATTCGCGTTGATTACATcccctttcagcagcgcgaggctgcgtttcttcaaaataagctggagtttcattaattgcgtcaaatgttgaagagttaccataaccaaaagaatgtaaacactggagccaaagctcagatgttaaagctaattcatttttcagaagttatgtctgtgagcggaacttcagtcccAGTTTTTGAACgggaaaaaaaagctctcgatagttttactttgaaaaccggaagcttcaccgtcacgaagataTGCTCACTTCCGGTGGCGGTACCGAgcctctttcggctttgttttactttgtaaacttaaaatcatacattaatctgcatttcagagcaaaaaatgcATCGTCCCCAAATGATATTCTGATCATATCGAATTAATAAGAATATAATTCTAagaatataattatgaactttaaaaaaacaaaagaaaaacaaacaaacgatcATGGAGGGAAATACTCACACAGTCCAAATGCCGAGGGATGCAAAGACAGCCAGGCAGAGGGGGACCAGCGCCAAGAGCCACATCCTGCAGTGCACTTTGACCTTAATGTGAAGGTAAactaagagaaaaacatttcttcctTATAGAACAAACTTAATCCAATTTTACAAgagattataattaaaatatatttaggaaaaaaaaggtcaatatatttaggaaaagaagaagaagaagaaaaaaaggtcaaaactcACTATGCTGAGCGTCTGCCAACTGCAAGGAGGATTACTGGAAAGCGTGGATCTCCTTTTAACTCCACTCCGCCCACTCTGATATCACAACCAAAAACAAGATATACAGTCCCACGATGTTATGCTGTCACTGACCAGGAACATGCAGCTATAGATGTTAATGAAGGTTAAAAAGTACAgataaattcttgtttttttattttttgaatgaaactGGGCATTTGAACGGCTGACTCAGCACATTTAGTAACAGATCAGGTGGAAGTGANNNNNNNNNNNNNNNNNNNNNNNNNNNNNNNNNNNNNNNNNNNNNNNNNNNNNNNNNNNNNNNNNNNNNNNNNNNNNNNNNNNNNNNNNNNNNNNNNNNNNNNNNNNNNNNNNNNNNNNNNNNNNNNNNNNNNNNNNNNNNNNNNNNNNNNNNNNNNNNNNNNNNNNNNNNNNNNNNNNNNNNNNNNNNNNNNNNNNNNNNNNNNNNNNNNNNNNNNNNNNNNNNNNNNNNNNNNNNNNNNNNNNNNNNNNNNNNNNNNNNNNNNNNNNNNNNNNNNNNNNNNNNNNNNNNNNNNNNNNNNNNNNNNNNNNNNNNNNNNNNNNNNNNNNNNNNNNNNNNNNNNNNNNNNNNNNNNNNNNNNNNNNNNNNNNNNNNNNNNNNNNNNNNNNNNNNNNNNNNNNNNNNNNNNNNNNNNNNNNNNNNNNNNNNNNNNNNNNNNNNNNNNNNNNNNNNNNNNNNNNNNNNNNNNNNNNNNNNNNNNNNNNNNNNNNNNNNNNNNNNNNNNNNNNNNNNNNNNNNNNNNNNNNNNNNNNNNNNNNNNNNNNNNNNNNNNNNNNNNNNNNNNNNNNNNNNNNNNNNNNNNNNNNNNNNNNNNNNNNNNNNNNNNNNNNNNNNNNNNNNNNNNNNNNNNNNNNNNNNNNNNNNNNNNNNNNNNNNNNNNNNNNNNNNNNNNNNNNNNNNNNNNNNNNNNNNNNNNNNNNNNNNNNNNNNNNNNNNNNNNNNNNNNNNNNNNNNNNNNNNNNNNNNNNNNNNNNNNNNNNNNNNNNNNNNNNNNNNNNNNNNNNNNNNNNNNNNNNNNNNNNNNNNNNNNNNNNNNNNNNNNNNNNNNNNNNNNNNNNNNNNNNNNNNNNNNNNNNNNNNNNNNNNNNNNNNNNNNNNNNNNNNNNNNNNNNNNNNNNNNNNNNNNNNNNNNNNNNNNNNNNNNNNNNNNNNNNNNNNNNNNNNNNNNNNNNNNNNNNNNNNNNNNNNNNNNNNNNNNNNNNNNNNNNNNNNNNNNNNNNNNNNNNNNNNNNNNNNNNNNNNNNNNNNNNNNNNNNNNN harbors:
- the LOC112146716 gene encoding modulator of macroautophagy TMEM150B-like, whose protein sequence is MWLLALVPLCLAVFASLGIWTVFAVSVMNNTVNLTNGFPYISECAWVPPQKCLFSQICNLIVLSALWIGMVQFQQVKQLGNHGRVNTASAIVGFLSCGGLSISTSFHHPETNPIHVGGATVALLLAILYFWLQVYLTYEGRSFPERVWMWPLRALICTIGSLIGFAIIGFFLIDYISGLTVCEFALAMVIFILFGLFAVEFRHIECHILIVQKTQLKDEKNLESVKANFTVVEAIS